Proteins encoded in a region of the Labeo rohita strain BAU-BD-2019 chromosome 22, IGBB_LRoh.1.0, whole genome shotgun sequence genome:
- the LOC127154177 gene encoding uncharacterized protein LOC127154177 has product MIYAFVLCSMCLWCLVDVTDEVKTVSVMEGDSVTLNTDVSEMQKYLLIQWMFRNTRIAEINRLAQTNSTFDVDGRFGDRITLDQTGSLTIRNTRTTDSGLYQLSVVIRETNYINFNVTVYAHSSSSPERSNSSSNYVSSNFMVNNSPVNQTEDANITELYQPSSDCIRCCGFTEAVVRLVASAVVGMAVVAVLVYDIRSTRSQLNRTEETKYQTSGEKSDQQHELSRRFTSRNVC; this is encoded by the exons ATGAtttatgcttttgttttgtgctcGATGTGCTTGTGGTGTCTGGTTG ATGTGACAGATGAAGTGAAGACAGtatcagtgatggagggagattctgtcactctaAACACTGATGTTAGtgaaatgcagaaatatttaCTAATACAGTGGATGTTCAGAAACACTCGAATAGCTGAAATCAACAGACTCGCTCAAACTAACTCAACATTTGATGTTGATGGGAGATTCGGAGACAGAATAACGCTGGaccaaactggatctctgaccatcagaaacaccagaaccacagactctggactttatcaACTATCAGTTGTCATCAGAGAAACCAACTACATAAATTTCAATGTTACAGTCTATG CACACAGTTCTTCTTCACCAGAAAGATCAAATTCAAGCTCAAATTATGTGTCGTCCAACTTCATGGTGAACAATTCACCTGTCAACCAGACTGAGGATGCCAACATTACTGAGCTCTATCAGCCAAGTTCAG ACTGCATTCGCTGTTGTGGTTTTACTGAAGCTGTGGTCCGATTGGTCGCCTCTGCTGTGGTGGGCATGGCTGTTGTTGCTGTGCTGGTTTATGACATCAGATCCACAAGAAGTCAGCTGAACAGGACGGAAGAGACCAAATATCAGACCAGCGGAGAAAAATCAGACCAACAACATGAACTGAGCAGAAGGTTTACTTCAAGAAATGTTTGCTGA